The proteins below come from a single Zea mays cultivar B73 chromosome 8, Zm-B73-REFERENCE-NAM-5.0, whole genome shotgun sequence genomic window:
- the LOC100277739 gene encoding RHOMBOID-like protein 12, mitochondrial (The RefSeq protein has 3 substitutions compared to this genomic sequence) — protein sequence MRRKLLQFPSLVAQHALRGAPTPRFQPQPHHHRFLHSPSAPTSASPSPSPSAHLIWNRLSGSTGISPLPRTAADVAAAARTAASRWLATARGARSLDLFSLPRWRRASGRQFSPSPFLQGATWASWMESADGAVWMLIGANVAVFLLWRVADPGFMRKHFMISLDNFKSGRLHTLLTSAFSHAEFNHLFANMFGLFFFGSSITNVFGPAFLLKLYVGGALTGSVFFLLEKAFLAYRKQDYVGWDTSRAAELGASAAVNATMLLQIFLYPKGLVYIYFVIPVPAALMGAGLIGADLVRLKGHGDVSGSAPLGGALVAALVWARIRKGWI from the exons ATGCGGAGGAAGCTGCTGCAGTTCCCGTCCCTCGTCGCGCAGCACGCCCTCCGCGGGGCCCCAACACCCAGATTCCAACCCCAGCCCCACCACCACCGCTTCCTGCACTCCCCCTCCGCGCCCACATCCGCATCCCCTTCCTCCTCCCCGTCGGCCCACCTCATATGGAATCGCCTCTCCGGCTCTACCGGGATCTCTCCCTTACCGAGGACCGCCGCGGACGTCGCAGCGGCCGCGCGGACCGCCGCGTCCCGGTGGTTGGCCACCGCGCGCGGCGCCCGCTCTCTCGATCTCTTCTCGCTGCCGCGGTGGCGCAGGGCCTCGGGGCGGCAGTTCTCGCCTTCCCCTTTCCTCCAAGGCGCGACCTG GGCGTCCTGGATGGAGTCCGCCGACGGGGCGGTGTGGATGCTCATCGGTGCGAATGTTGCTGTCTTCCTGCTGTGGCGTGTGGCCGATCCAGGGTTCATGAGGAAGCATTTCATG ATTTCACTGGACAATTTCAAGAGTGGACGGTTGCACACCTTGCTCACGAGTGCTTTCAGCCATGCAGAGTTTAATCACCTCTTTGCCAATATGTTTGGCCTCTTCTTCTTTGGGAGCAGT ATTACGAATGTGTTTGGTCCTGCCTTTCTATTGAAGTTGTATGTTGGTGGAGCACTTACTGGATCAGTATTCTTCTTGCTGGAGAAGGCTTTTCTAGCCTATCGGAAACAG GATTATGTAGGATGGGATACTTCAAGAGCTGCTGAACTT GGTGCAAGTGCTGCAGTTAATGCAACTATGCTTCTTCAAATTTTTCTGTATCCCAAGGGACTAGTGTATATTTACTTTGTCATTCCTGTTCCAGCTGCACTTATG GGCGCAGGTTTGATTGGTGCTGATTTAGTGAGGTTGAAG AGGCATGGCGATGTATCAGGTTCAGCTCCTTTAGGGGGCGCCCTGGCTGCTGCTCTTGTGTGGGCTCGAATTAGGAAAGGCTGGATCTGA